A section of the Verrucomicrobium sp. GAS474 genome encodes:
- a CDS encoding ATP-binding protein, which translates to MNSSPSQGPVRAPWAVPFLGQLMNRLKYPQKFALISAFFLLPLGLLLYFFNVEIYQRIQFARMELLGTAYLRPLQEFIVLNGEAGSAAAAFAQQPEARPSLIRKLEEMRAAFDRVKEVEKRFDEPLQTGHFFHVLEQNWNSLQKEATTTRLTQPQVQVLFADLSSDGRALLSHVGDSSNLILDPDLSSYYLMDATVLKWPRIQELLTSTRALCAEFARAGQITPSQQEALTVRLGVLRSLRTDLETGMEIAFASDETRRLEKNVHPVLIDNLQALEDYDAYCRRQFLTSERIQAKPADVDMEGRRVVLAGQQFWKQAAECLDHLLQDRIEGFQKRRLLVLTVTGILLFLAGSLFTAFYFAVMRTVASIRDATGRMTRGDYDEVIEIETRDELGGVVRAFNAVTERLRGEYVQAKEESARAREEEARRKESEARFRNVFENAVEGMFQTSPEGRYLAANLALARIYGFESSAALIENIADIQERLYVDPTRRTEFREQLERHNQVLDFVSEVYHRDGRKIWISENARAVRDAAGKILYYEGTVVDVTLRHQIEETRFQIESELRQAKEHAEKASQAKSQFLANMSHELRTPLNGILGYTQILKRNPELTPKIGSGLAVIHQSAEHLLTLINDILDLSKIEADKVELQPTDFDLRNFLQTICNIVRIRATEKKIAFHEHLAENLPRTIRADEKRLRQVLINLLGNAVKFTDHGGVGFHVTRGEGSQIRFSIEDTGIGIAEEKIDLLFQPFSQVSNSQRNAEGTGLGLALSQRLVPLMGGRIEVRSQLGKGSTFSFEIALPEVAADRPPAVEQSREIVGYRGPRARILIVDDRRENRSVLAEMLGPLGFTTVEAENGADALLRIAEEKPDIVLTDLVMPVMDGFEMTRKIRANPASKDLVIITVSASIFEFDTAKSRQAGCNDCVPKPVDLRVLLACLRTYLPAIDWIYENEEVPSPTATPTANAAASLAPAAVSADLPPLPKEIGERLLDLARKGDVKLLMKAAEEHAAQDPAFSPLVAKLRGLADTFSIKQMRQLIEGCLPPSL; encoded by the coding sequence ACCGCCTACCTGCGGCCCCTCCAGGAATTCATCGTCCTGAACGGCGAGGCCGGGAGCGCCGCCGCCGCCTTCGCGCAGCAGCCGGAGGCCCGGCCCTCGCTGATCCGGAAGCTGGAGGAGATGCGGGCCGCCTTCGACCGGGTGAAGGAGGTGGAGAAACGCTTCGACGAGCCCCTGCAGACGGGCCATTTCTTCCATGTCCTCGAGCAGAACTGGAACTCCCTCCAGAAGGAGGCGACCACCACCCGCCTCACGCAGCCCCAGGTCCAGGTCCTCTTTGCCGACCTCTCCTCGGACGGGCGGGCCCTGCTCTCCCACGTCGGCGACAGCTCGAACCTGATCCTCGATCCCGACCTCTCCAGCTACTACCTCATGGACGCCACGGTCCTGAAATGGCCCCGCATCCAGGAGCTCCTCACCAGCACCCGCGCCCTGTGCGCCGAATTCGCCCGGGCCGGGCAGATCACCCCCTCGCAACAGGAGGCGCTGACCGTCCGGCTGGGGGTCCTCCGCTCCCTCCGCACCGACCTCGAGACGGGGATGGAGATCGCCTTCGCCAGCGACGAGACGAGGCGGCTCGAAAAGAACGTCCACCCCGTCCTCATCGACAACCTCCAGGCGTTGGAGGATTACGACGCCTATTGCCGCCGCCAATTCCTGACCTCGGAGCGGATCCAGGCGAAGCCCGCCGACGTCGACATGGAGGGACGCCGCGTCGTCCTCGCCGGGCAGCAGTTCTGGAAGCAGGCCGCCGAATGCCTCGACCACCTGCTCCAAGACCGCATCGAGGGATTCCAGAAGCGCCGCCTCCTCGTCCTCACGGTGACGGGGATCCTCCTCTTCCTCGCCGGCTCCCTCTTCACCGCCTTTTACTTCGCCGTGATGCGGACCGTCGCCAGCATCCGCGACGCCACGGGCCGGATGACGCGGGGGGATTACGACGAGGTCATCGAGATCGAGACCCGGGACGAGCTGGGCGGCGTCGTCCGCGCCTTCAATGCCGTGACCGAGCGGCTGCGCGGGGAATACGTCCAGGCCAAGGAGGAGAGCGCCCGGGCCCGGGAGGAGGAGGCGCGGCGCAAGGAGAGCGAGGCCCGCTTCCGCAACGTTTTCGAGAACGCCGTCGAGGGAATGTTCCAGACCTCGCCCGAGGGGCGCTACCTCGCCGCGAACCTCGCCCTGGCCCGCATCTACGGCTTCGAGTCGAGCGCCGCCCTGATCGAGAACATCGCCGACATCCAGGAACGGCTCTACGTCGATCCGACCCGCCGCACCGAGTTCCGCGAGCAATTGGAGAGGCACAACCAGGTGCTCGACTTCGTCTCCGAGGTCTACCACCGGGACGGGCGGAAGATCTGGATTTCCGAGAACGCCCGGGCCGTCCGCGACGCCGCCGGGAAGATCCTCTACTACGAGGGGACCGTCGTCGACGTCACCCTCCGGCACCAGATCGAGGAGACCCGCTTCCAGATCGAGTCCGAGCTCCGCCAGGCGAAGGAGCACGCCGAGAAGGCGAGCCAGGCGAAGAGCCAGTTCCTCGCGAACATGAGCCACGAGCTCCGCACCCCCCTCAACGGCATCCTCGGCTACACCCAGATCCTGAAGCGGAACCCGGAGCTGACGCCGAAGATCGGCTCGGGCCTCGCCGTCATCCACCAGTCGGCGGAACACCTGCTGACCCTCATCAACGACATCCTCGACCTCTCCAAGATCGAGGCCGACAAGGTGGAGCTCCAGCCGACCGACTTCGACCTCCGCAACTTCCTCCAGACGATCTGCAACATCGTCCGCATCCGCGCGACGGAGAAGAAGATCGCCTTCCACGAGCACCTCGCCGAGAACCTCCCCCGGACGATCCGGGCCGACGAGAAGCGGCTCCGCCAGGTGCTGATCAACCTCCTCGGCAACGCGGTGAAATTCACCGACCACGGCGGCGTCGGCTTCCACGTCACGCGCGGCGAGGGCTCCCAGATCCGGTTCTCGATCGAGGACACCGGCATCGGCATCGCCGAGGAGAAGATCGACCTCCTCTTCCAGCCCTTCAGCCAGGTCTCGAACTCCCAGCGGAACGCCGAGGGGACCGGCCTCGGCCTGGCCCTGAGCCAGCGCCTCGTCCCCCTCATGGGCGGGCGCATCGAGGTGAGGAGCCAGCTCGGCAAGGGAAGCACCTTCTCCTTCGAGATCGCCCTGCCCGAGGTCGCGGCCGACCGGCCCCCGGCGGTGGAGCAAAGCCGCGAGATCGTCGGCTACCGCGGCCCCCGCGCCCGGATCCTGATCGTCGACGACCGCCGGGAAAACCGCTCCGTCCTGGCCGAGATGCTGGGACCGCTCGGATTCACGACCGTCGAGGCGGAGAACGGGGCCGACGCCCTCCTCCGGATCGCCGAGGAGAAGCCCGACATCGTCCTCACCGACCTCGTCATGCCGGTCATGGACGGCTTCGAGATGACCCGGAAGATCCGCGCCAATCCGGCGTCGAAGGACCTCGTCATCATCACCGTCTCGGCGAGCATCTTCGAGTTCGACACCGCGAAGAGCCGCCAGGCGGGCTGCAACGACTGCGTCCCGAAGCCGGTCGACCTCCGGGTCCTCCTCGCCTGCCTCCGCACCTACCTTCCGGCCATCGACTGGATTTACGAGAACGAGGAGGTCCCCTCCCCGACGGCGACGCCGACCGCCAACGCCGCCGCCTCCCTCGCGCCCGCCGCCGTTTCCGCCGACCTCCCCCCGCTGCCGAAGGAGATCGGGGAACGGCTCCTCGACCTCGCCCGCAAGGGGGACGTGAAGCTCCTCATGAAGGCGGCGGAGGAGCACGCGGCGCAGGATCCCGCCTTTTCCCCGCTCGTCGCGAAGCTGCGCGGGCTGGCCGACACTTTCAGCATCAAACAAATGCGGCAGCTGATCGAAGGCTGCCTCCCTCCCTCCCTATGA